A genomic region of Solanum dulcamara chromosome 2, daSolDulc1.2, whole genome shotgun sequence contains the following coding sequences:
- the LOC129874299 gene encoding aluminum-activated malate transporter 9-like, whose amino-acid sequence MVTIKNFFKKASHQDHHNQEKLLPHDDDEINNKCCCFTPLHERFKSLFNNIQDFTKKAIEMGKNDPRKIIFSLKMGFALSFVSLLIFWKKPTDVAQFAIWAILTVLVMFEFTIGATFIKGFNRGLGTFCAGMLAFIFAQLALWAGEREKVVIVVSIFIVAFVGSYLKLYPTMAPYEYGYRVFILTYCILIVAGNRTREYNVAIFTRLALIGVGAGICLMINISICPIWAGEDLHRLVVKNFMDLATSLEGCINGYLSCVEYDEATNDLNYNGYKSVIESTSREQTLLGFAIWEPPHGRYKMHKNPWRDIVKLSSGLRHCAFMVMALHGCIQSEIQAPPEKRKVFRNELKKVGINAAKVLRELGTKLEKLETLSGHENILKDVHETAQNLQKKIDHKSYLLVNSKSWEIGKPNNLDDSSSENSSENMPLSSRSLSETSIDIRSLQANWPQCDHQLDTPFKKQNQWPSRLSLVDGEITDTIEMETYLSASALSLATFASLLIEFVARLQNVVDNFEELSQKAEFKETISVKS is encoded by the exons GTTCAACAATATTCAAGATTTTACTAAGAAAGCAATTGAGATGGGTAAAAATGATCCAAGAAAGatcattttttcattaaaaatggGATTTGCATTATCTTTTGTTTCTCTTCTCATTTTCTGGAAGAAACCTACTGATGTTGCTCAATTTGCAATATGGGCAATCTTGACAGTTCTTGTTATGTTTGAGTTCACCATAG GAGCAACTTTTATTAAAGGATTTAATCGTGGTTTGGGAACATTTTGTGCTGGGATGCTTGCTTTCATCTTTGCTCAATTAGCATTATGGGCTGGAGAAAGGGAAAAAGTTGTAATTGTTGTGAGCATTTTTATCGTAG CATTTGTAGGATCATATTTGAAGTTATATCCAACAATGGCACCATATGAATATGGATATAGAGTATTTATCTTGACATATTGTATTCTCATTGTGGCTGGAAATAGGACTAGAGAATATAATGTGGCTATTTTTACTCGTTTAGCCCTAATTGGTGTTGGTGCTGGTATTTGTTTGATGATTAATATTAGTATTTGCCCTATTTGGGCTGGTGAAGATTTGCATCGTTTGGTCGTTAAGAATTTCATGGATCTTGCAACTTCTTTAGAAG GTTGTATCAATGGGTATTTAAGTTGTGTTGAGTATGATGAAGCTACAAATGACTTAAATTATAATGGCTACAAATCTGTCATAGAATCCACAAGTCGAGAGCAAACATTG CTTGGATTTGCTATTTGGGAGCCACCTCATGGACGTTATAAAATGCATAAGAATCCTTGGAGAGACATTGTCAAATTAAGCAGTGGATTGAGACATTGTGCATTCATGGTCATGGCATTGCATGGATGTATCCAATCAGAAATTCAG GCACCGCCAGAAAAGAGGAAGGTTTTCCGTAACGAGCTTAAGAAAGTTGGTATAAATGCTGCAAAAGTTCTACGTGAGCTAGGAACAAAATTAGAGAAATTAGAAACGCTAAGTGGTCACGAAAATATCTTAAAAGATGTGCACGAGACGGCACAAAACcttcagaaaaaaattgaccatAAGTCATATCTGTTGGTCAACTCAAAGAGCTGGGAAATTGGAAAACCTAACAACCTTGACgattcttcaagtgaaaatagtagtgaaaataTGCCATTAAGCTCTCGATCACTAAGTGAAACATCCATTGACATAAGGTCATTACAAGCAAATTGGCCACAATGTGATCATCAATTGGATACACCATTTAAAAAGCAAAATCAATGGCCTTCAAGACTCTCACTTGTTGATGGTGAAATTACTGATACAATTGAAATGGAAACTTATTTAAGTGCTAGTGCTTTATCTTTGGCAACTTTTGCTTCACTTCTCATTGAATTTGTTGCAAGGCTACAAAATGTGGTTgataattttgaagaattaagtCAAAAGGCAGAGTTTAAAGAGACAATTAGtgttaaaagttaa